One Brachybacterium kimchii genomic window carries:
- a CDS encoding NUDIX domain-containing protein → MVSEDGRHGAERLFWDPDVAIRRAATPPEPAPARARMLVLSPDDSAIVAILRTRPGREPYAVLPGGGLESIDADPLAGALCELTEETGLQGENLDLMTSSVIVKDQQWIFLARARRRLPLRLGWPETGRDAGTHGTYEPVWLRPGDALEQLRGGVHPDWITGMIVAGR, encoded by the coding sequence ATGGTCAGCGAGGACGGCAGGCATGGGGCCGAGCGCCTGTTCTGGGACCCCGACGTCGCGATCCGGCGCGCTGCGACGCCCCCGGAACCGGCTCCCGCGAGGGCGCGGATGCTCGTCCTCTCGCCCGACGACTCGGCGATCGTGGCGATCCTCCGCACTCGTCCCGGCCGCGAGCCCTACGCCGTGCTCCCCGGCGGGGGCCTCGAATCCATCGACGCCGATCCGCTGGCCGGCGCGCTGTGCGAACTCACCGAGGAGACCGGACTGCAGGGCGAGAACCTGGACCTCATGACCAGCAGCGTCATCGTCAAGGACCAGCAGTGGATCTTCCTCGCTCGCGCCCGCCGCCGGCTCCCGCTGCGCCTGGGATGGCCCGAGACGGGACGGGACGCCGGGACCCACGGCACCTATGAGCCCGTGTGGCTGCGCCCGGGCGACGCGCTCGAACAGCTCAGGGGCGGGGTGCATCCGGACTGGATCACGGGGATGATCGTGGCAGGACGCTGA
- a CDS encoding PQQ-dependent sugar dehydrogenase, translated as MPGTDHTHHESDDGGGRPTRRTAATLALVTLGGLAACTDTGTSPRGSEAGDRTSDGGGTSTPRTGDVEVLAEGLEAPWSIAFHYEAPLITERDSARLLERKPDGSLRTVATIPGVTPQGEAGLLGIAVRDGALFAHSTSADGNRIQRFEITGDPGSLGLGEATTLLDGIPSAANHNGGRLAFGPDGKLYATAGDAGDRDAAQDVDALAGKILRLEPDGSVPADNPFPDSPVFSFGHRNPQGIAWDEDGTMYASEFGQDTWDELNVIEAGKNYGWPRAEGIAHEDGLVDPRQQWHPADASPSGLAISHGTIHIAALRGERLIDVPLDDLAASTPRLVGAHGRLRDAVIAPDGSLWVLTNNTDGRGSPSDGDDRLLRVSAG; from the coding sequence ATGCCCGGCACCGATCACACGCACCATGAGAGCGACGACGGCGGAGGGCGGCCGACCCGCCGCACCGCCGCGACGCTCGCCCTCGTCACGCTCGGAGGCCTTGCCGCCTGCACCGATACAGGGACGTCGCCGCGGGGGAGCGAGGCCGGGGACCGGACCTCCGACGGCGGGGGAACGTCGACGCCGCGCACCGGGGATGTCGAGGTCCTCGCCGAGGGCCTCGAGGCGCCCTGGTCCATCGCGTTCCACTACGAGGCCCCGCTGATCACCGAGCGCGACAGCGCCCGACTCCTCGAGCGGAAGCCGGACGGTTCCCTGCGCACCGTCGCGACGATCCCCGGCGTCACCCCGCAGGGCGAGGCGGGGCTGCTGGGCATCGCCGTGCGCGACGGGGCGCTGTTCGCGCACTCCACCTCCGCGGACGGCAACCGGATCCAGCGCTTCGAGATCACGGGCGACCCCGGCTCGCTGGGCCTCGGCGAGGCGACGACCCTGCTCGACGGGATCCCGTCGGCCGCGAACCACAACGGCGGGCGCCTCGCCTTCGGACCCGACGGCAAGCTCTATGCGACGGCCGGCGACGCGGGGGACAGGGACGCCGCGCAGGACGTCGACGCGCTCGCCGGGAAGATCCTGCGCCTCGAGCCCGACGGTTCCGTGCCCGCCGACAACCCCTTCCCGGACTCGCCCGTGTTCAGCTTCGGGCACCGCAACCCGCAGGGCATCGCCTGGGACGAGGACGGCACGATGTACGCGAGCGAGTTCGGGCAGGACACCTGGGACGAGCTCAACGTCATCGAGGCCGGGAAGAACTACGGGTGGCCGAGGGCAGAGGGCATCGCCCACGAGGACGGCCTCGTCGACCCGCGGCAGCAGTGGCACCCCGCGGACGCGAGCCCGAGCGGCCTCGCGATCTCCCACGGCACGATCCACATCGCCGCCCTGCGCGGCGAGCGCCTCATCGACGTCCCGCTGGACGACCTCGCGGCCTCGACGCCGCGACTGGTCGGTGCCCACGGCCGGCTGCGCGACGCCGTCATCGCCCCCGACGGCTCCCTGTGGGTGCTCACGAACAACACCGACGGCCGCGGCTCGCCCTCCGACGGCGACGACCGCCTGCTGCGGGTGAGCGCGGGATGA
- a CDS encoding putative quinol monooxygenase, translated as MTVIVTAVFYPQAGKKQELVQAMQRGIAAVHEEPGCELYSIHDAEDGTITMIEKWTTVQDLDTHGAGEAVGILNGDIADLIEKPTLVTRMTPLPSGTEAQGAI; from the coding sequence ATGACCGTCATCGTCACCGCCGTGTTCTACCCCCAGGCCGGGAAGAAGCAGGAGCTCGTGCAGGCCATGCAGCGAGGCATCGCCGCCGTCCACGAGGAGCCCGGCTGCGAGCTCTACTCGATCCACGACGCCGAGGACGGCACCATCACCATGATCGAGAAGTGGACGACCGTCCAGGACCTCGACACCCATGGCGCGGGCGAGGCCGTCGGCATCCTCAACGGGGACATCGCCGACCTGATCGAGAAGCCCACCCTGGTCACCCGCATGACTCCGCTGCCCTCCGGCACCGAGGCGCAGGGCGCGATCTGA
- a CDS encoding MmcQ/YjbR family DNA-binding protein, with product MSTLDDVRRLATALPRVEESTSYGSPAFRVGGKVFATVRGARRAEIVDRLVGPGAEILVAGCHDVGEREALIAARPDRFFTTDHYRDHPSVLVRLETVEDDDLREVLEDAWDARAPQSLHPGE from the coding sequence ATGAGCACCCTTGACGACGTCCGTCGCCTCGCGACCGCTCTGCCCCGGGTCGAGGAGTCGACCTCGTACGGCTCCCCGGCCTTCCGCGTGGGCGGGAAGGTGTTCGCGACCGTCCGCGGGGCGCGCCGCGCCGAGATCGTGGACCGGCTCGTCGGCCCCGGCGCGGAGATCCTCGTGGCCGGGTGCCATGACGTCGGCGAGCGCGAGGCCCTCATCGCCGCCCGGCCCGACCGCTTCTTCACCACCGACCACTACCGCGACCACCCGAGCGTGCTGGTCCGCCTGGAGACCGTCGAGGACGACGACCTGCGCGAAGTGCTCGAGGACGCGTGGGACGCCCGGGCCCCGCAGTCCCTGCACCCGGGGGAGTGA
- the dld gene encoding D-lactate dehydrogenase: MSTRRNQGSTSAGSAQALDAFAQIMGPSHVLTSKRATAPYATGDRFGSGDVLAVLRPGSLVDMWRALQVCVDHDLIVITQAANTGLTGGSGPGDQDYDRDIVIISTLRIDQIHLINDAREAICLAGATLFELEETLAEHGREPHSVIGSSSIGASVVGGIANNSGGSQIRKGPAFTEHALFARVDEDGTIHLVNHLGIDLGTDPTHILDKVQRGDWDPADVTPPPEDSTGTDYAEHVREIADTPARYNANPKFLFEASGCAGKLMVFAVRTRTFPLEKDKATFYIGTDRPSDLEALRRAFLAADGPLPISGEYMSSHAFDLAAEYGKDTYVSLKHAGSRTLVRMFALKSWANGVFEKLPGFGPSVADEISQKLFGLIPEKLPKRLLDFRDRFEHHLLLVVSGSEREATQRLLADFFAAPDHEGEFFECDADEAQSATLIRFGVASAAGRYFTMHREEASAMVTFDVALRRDDEDWLEVLPAEIADQLLESVYFGHFFCHVMHQDHVAKAGVDPVALKKRMRTLLEDRGAAVPAEHNYGRIYPAPEPMVEHFREMDPRNMFNAGVGETTSHRDWEPAPARG, translated from the coding sequence ATGAGCACACGGCGGAACCAGGGATCCACGAGCGCCGGATCCGCGCAGGCCCTCGACGCCTTCGCCCAGATCATGGGGCCCTCGCACGTGCTCACCTCGAAGCGCGCGACCGCCCCCTACGCCACCGGCGACCGCTTCGGCTCCGGCGACGTCCTGGCCGTGCTGCGCCCGGGCTCCCTCGTGGACATGTGGCGCGCCCTGCAGGTGTGCGTCGACCACGACCTCATCGTCATCACCCAGGCGGCCAACACCGGCCTGACCGGAGGCTCCGGCCCCGGCGACCAGGACTACGACCGCGACATCGTCATCATCTCGACGCTGCGCATCGACCAGATCCATCTCATCAACGACGCGCGCGAGGCGATCTGCCTGGCCGGCGCCACCCTCTTCGAGCTCGAGGAGACCCTCGCCGAGCACGGACGCGAGCCGCACTCGGTGATCGGCTCGAGCTCCATCGGCGCGTCCGTCGTCGGCGGGATCGCGAACAACTCCGGCGGCAGCCAGATCCGCAAGGGCCCCGCGTTCACCGAGCACGCGCTGTTCGCCCGGGTCGACGAGGACGGCACGATCCACCTGGTCAACCACCTGGGCATCGACCTCGGCACCGACCCCACGCACATCCTCGACAAGGTGCAGCGCGGCGACTGGGACCCGGCCGACGTGACCCCTCCGCCGGAGGACTCGACCGGCACCGACTACGCCGAGCACGTGCGCGAGATCGCCGACACCCCCGCCCGGTACAACGCGAACCCGAAGTTCCTGTTCGAGGCCTCGGGCTGCGCCGGCAAGCTCATGGTGTTCGCGGTGCGCACCCGCACGTTCCCGCTCGAGAAGGACAAGGCGACCTTCTACATCGGCACCGACCGGCCCTCCGACCTGGAGGCGCTGCGCCGCGCCTTCCTCGCCGCCGACGGACCGCTGCCGATCTCCGGGGAGTACATGAGCTCCCACGCCTTCGACCTCGCCGCCGAGTACGGCAAGGACACCTACGTCTCCCTCAAGCACGCCGGCAGCCGCACCCTGGTGCGCATGTTCGCCCTCAAGAGCTGGGCGAACGGAGTCTTCGAGAAGCTCCCCGGCTTCGGACCCTCGGTCGCCGACGAGATCTCCCAGAAGCTCTTCGGCCTGATCCCCGAGAAGCTCCCGAAGCGCCTGCTCGACTTCCGCGACCGCTTCGAGCATCACCTGCTGCTCGTCGTCAGCGGCAGCGAGCGCGAGGCCACGCAGCGCCTGCTCGCCGACTTCTTCGCCGCGCCCGACCACGAGGGCGAGTTCTTCGAATGCGACGCCGACGAGGCCCAGAGCGCCACCCTCATCCGTTTCGGCGTGGCCAGCGCCGCCGGCCGGTACTTCACGATGCACCGCGAGGAGGCGTCGGCCATGGTCACCTTCGACGTCGCGCTGCGCCGGGACGACGAGGACTGGCTCGAGGTGCTCCCCGCGGAGATCGCCGACCAGCTGCTGGAGAGCGTCTACTTCGGACACTTCTTCTGCCACGTGATGCACCAGGACCACGTGGCGAAGGCGGGCGTGGACCCCGTCGCCCTCAAGAAGCGCATGAGGACGCTGCTCGAGGACCGCGGCGCCGCCGTCCCCGCCGAGCACAACTACGGGCGCATCTACCCCGCGCCCGAGCCGATGGTCGAGCACTTCCGCGAGATGGACCCGCGCAACATGTTCAACGCCGGCGTCGGCGAGACCACGTCGCACAGGGACTGGGAGCCGGCCCCCGCCCGGGGCTGA
- a CDS encoding GNAT family N-acetyltransferase: MSESPTPATPGAPEPDGAHHGAPDEAAPDTTAHDTVAPEAEADGTPDRAFIRDNPEKRRFDVFVGEHHAGFSKYRDVDGADAPQRIFFHTVVFDEYEGRGLASTLTRTALEQTVREGRRIVPVCPYVTRWVEHHEEAAPHVDAVRPEHLAAIEQA, from the coding sequence ATGAGCGAGAGCCCGACCCCCGCGACGCCCGGTGCGCCGGAGCCCGATGGCGCGCACCACGGCGCACCGGACGAGGCCGCGCCGGACACGACCGCGCACGACACCGTCGCACCCGAGGCGGAGGCCGACGGGACACCCGATCGCGCCTTCATCCGCGACAACCCCGAGAAAAGGCGGTTCGACGTCTTCGTCGGCGAGCACCACGCCGGCTTCTCGAAGTACCGCGACGTCGACGGCGCCGACGCCCCGCAGCGCATCTTCTTCCACACCGTCGTCTTCGACGAGTACGAGGGCCGGGGGCTCGCCTCGACGCTCACCCGCACGGCCCTCGAGCAGACGGTGCGCGAGGGGCGGCGGATCGTGCCCGTGTGCCCGTACGTGACGCGCTGGGTCGAGCACCACGAGGAGGCGGCACCGCACGTCGACGCGGTGCGCCCCGAGCACCTGGCCGCGATCGAGCAGGCGTGA
- a CDS encoding pirin family protein: MSTTEKHPRELLCSAAPGTDRTARSVRGDPGGAPRPSVLTPRDVPLGGPRAMTVRRTLPQRARSLIGPWCFVDHFGPDDVAATGGMAVPRHPHTGLATVTLLFEGQIDHIDSTGFANTVRPGEVNLMIAGRGVSHSEFSTASTTVLHGVQLWYALPDAERSGPPASQHHVAPLVDVGGAAVRTYLGQLAEGPASPIVTRTPALAVEILLPAGAHLELALDPTFEHGLLVDTGAARVGADAGAGGGAGAGGDAVVDLPADHLAHVEVGADALSIDAGPEPTRLILLGGPPFAEEIVMWWNFVGRSHEEIAAFRAQWQREIGGDDDDAAPEAAGPAASPSDIHRFGPFPERTPAPLPAPTLPNARITARRRPRRSADPHEGDPR; the protein is encoded by the coding sequence ATGTCGACGACGGAGAAGCATCCGCGCGAGCTGCTGTGCTCGGCCGCCCCGGGCACGGATCGGACCGCCCGGTCCGTGCGGGGTGACCCCGGAGGCGCCCCGCGCCCGAGCGTGCTCACCCCGCGCGACGTGCCGCTGGGCGGGCCGCGCGCGATGACCGTGCGCCGCACCCTGCCGCAGCGCGCCCGCTCGCTCATCGGCCCCTGGTGCTTCGTCGACCACTTCGGCCCTGACGACGTCGCCGCGACCGGTGGCATGGCCGTCCCGCGTCACCCGCACACGGGCCTCGCGACGGTGACGCTGCTGTTCGAGGGGCAGATCGACCACATCGACTCCACGGGATTCGCGAACACGGTGCGCCCGGGCGAGGTGAACCTGATGATCGCGGGCCGCGGCGTCTCCCACTCGGAGTTCTCGACCGCGAGCACCACCGTGCTGCACGGCGTGCAGCTCTGGTACGCGCTGCCCGATGCCGAGCGGAGCGGCCCACCCGCCTCCCAGCACCACGTGGCCCCGCTCGTCGACGTCGGGGGCGCGGCGGTGCGCACCTATCTCGGGCAGCTCGCCGAAGGCCCCGCCTCCCCCATCGTCACCCGCACTCCGGCCCTGGCCGTCGAGATCCTGCTCCCGGCAGGCGCTCACCTCGAGCTCGCCCTGGATCCGACCTTCGAGCACGGCCTGCTCGTGGACACGGGCGCGGCGCGCGTGGGCGCCGACGCGGGTGCGGGAGGCGGCGCGGGCGCAGGCGGCGATGCCGTCGTCGACCTCCCTGCCGACCACCTCGCGCACGTCGAGGTCGGCGCCGACGCGCTGAGCATCGACGCCGGTCCGGAGCCGACGCGTCTGATCCTCCTCGGCGGGCCGCCCTTCGCCGAGGAGATCGTCATGTGGTGGAACTTCGTGGGCCGCAGCCACGAGGAGATCGCCGCATTCCGTGCGCAGTGGCAGCGCGAGATCGGTGGGGACGACGACGACGCGGCGCCCGAGGCGGCGGGACCGGCGGCGAGCCCGTCGGACATCCACCGCTTCGGACCGTTCCCCGAGCGCACGCCCGCTCCCCTGCCGGCGCCCACGCTCCCCAACGCACGCATCACAGCCCGCCGCCGGCCCCGCAGGTCCGCAGACCCCCACGAAGGAGATCCCCGATGA
- a CDS encoding Gfo/Idh/MocA family protein, with product MTAPPAGHLRAGIIGTGGISRAHAPGWIDAGAELHAFSLEGAEDFAEQFGAILHDDLDELLAAVDVVDVCTPTPSHPGIVHQALDAGRDVVCEKPLALRAEDARDLVEHAERAGRLLFPAHVVRFFPQYAAAKQAIERGAIGTPAVLRFERTGAMPRQPWFADESRSGGIVMDQMIHDLDQAIWMAGPVTSVFAQQNRRGEDGSLRTAHVVLTHEGGAISHCRGLWGAPGTVFRYTFSLAGDGGRLEYDSASGDGVSWDEVATARRSSGGDYLPDVSGMASPYALEICDAVATLETGSAPRVSGADGVTAVEVALAALESIATGRRIAC from the coding sequence ATGACTGCCCCACCCGCCGGCCACCTGCGCGCCGGCATCATCGGCACCGGCGGGATCTCCCGCGCGCACGCCCCCGGCTGGATCGATGCCGGCGCCGAACTGCACGCTTTCAGCCTCGAGGGCGCCGAGGACTTCGCCGAGCAGTTCGGCGCGATCCTCCACGACGACCTCGACGAGCTGCTCGCCGCGGTCGACGTCGTCGACGTCTGCACCCCCACCCCCAGTCACCCCGGGATCGTCCACCAGGCGCTCGATGCCGGGCGCGACGTGGTCTGCGAGAAGCCGCTCGCGCTGCGCGCGGAGGACGCCCGCGACCTGGTCGAGCACGCCGAGCGCGCCGGGCGCCTCCTGTTCCCCGCGCACGTGGTCCGCTTCTTCCCGCAGTACGCGGCGGCGAAGCAAGCGATCGAGCGCGGTGCGATCGGCACACCGGCCGTGCTGCGCTTCGAGCGCACCGGCGCGATGCCGAGGCAGCCCTGGTTCGCCGACGAGTCCCGCTCGGGCGGCATCGTCATGGACCAGATGATCCACGATCTCGACCAGGCCATCTGGATGGCCGGCCCCGTGACCAGCGTGTTCGCCCAGCAGAACCGGCGCGGCGAGGACGGCTCCCTGCGCACCGCCCACGTTGTCCTCACCCACGAGGGCGGCGCGATCAGCCACTGCCGCGGGCTCTGGGGCGCACCCGGGACCGTCTTCCGCTACACGTTCTCCCTCGCGGGGGACGGCGGCCGCCTCGAGTACGACTCGGCGAGCGGCGACGGCGTCTCCTGGGACGAGGTCGCCACCGCCCGCCGCAGCTCCGGCGGCGACTACCTGCCCGACGTCTCCGGCATGGCCAGCCCCTACGCGCTCGAGATCTGCGACGCCGTCGCGACCCTCGAGACCGGCTCCGCCCCGCGCGTGAGCGGGGCCGACGGCGTCACGGCGGTCGAGGTCGCGCTCGCCGCCCTCGAATCCATCGCGACCGGACGGAGGATCGCATGCTGA
- a CDS encoding Gfo/Idh/MocA family protein, translating into MLTADDQVADRPEHAADRPLRIALLSCAHTHAAGYVSLLDAREDVDLVVSDPDGFGDVHVSERSRIVGSHEEALDAWSDGLDGSGGSDGRGDTHGPDAVVVTSANAHHRDLVLEAARRGAHVLCEKPLATTVADAEQMVEACREAGVLLMTAFPVHFAPQIASLREAVTRGSIGEVVGVTGTNNGKLPTGRDWFTDVELSGGGALVDHTVHIAQILDSVFGEPETVHAVTNRILFADRAGDGAETGGLVTLTYPDGLVATIDCSWSQPADAPTWGGVTIQAVGTQGQLAVDPFSQHVGGFDQWLPYGANLDELMLDAFLDAVRQGNGSDVEPSGEAGLRTVKIVAAAQESVRTGQPVALADR; encoded by the coding sequence ATGCTGACCGCGGACGACCAGGTGGCCGACCGGCCCGAGCACGCGGCGGACCGCCCCCTGCGCATCGCCCTGCTCAGCTGCGCCCACACCCACGCCGCGGGCTACGTGTCCCTGCTGGATGCCCGCGAGGACGTCGACCTCGTCGTCTCCGACCCCGACGGCTTCGGCGACGTGCACGTCTCCGAGCGCTCGCGGATCGTCGGCAGCCACGAGGAGGCGCTCGACGCCTGGTCCGACGGACTGGATGGGTCGGGCGGGTCCGACGGGCGCGGCGACACGCACGGGCCGGACGCCGTCGTCGTCACCAGCGCGAACGCCCACCACCGCGATCTCGTCCTCGAGGCCGCGCGACGCGGCGCGCACGTGCTGTGCGAGAAGCCGCTGGCGACCACCGTCGCCGACGCCGAGCAGATGGTCGAGGCCTGCCGCGAGGCGGGAGTGCTGCTCATGACCGCCTTCCCCGTGCACTTCGCCCCGCAGATCGCATCCCTGCGCGAGGCGGTCACGCGCGGCAGCATCGGCGAGGTCGTCGGCGTGACCGGCACCAACAACGGCAAACTGCCCACGGGCCGCGACTGGTTCACCGACGTCGAGCTGTCCGGCGGCGGCGCGCTCGTGGACCACACCGTGCACATCGCCCAGATCCTCGACTCCGTGTTCGGGGAGCCGGAGACCGTGCACGCCGTCACCAACCGGATCCTCTTCGCCGATCGCGCCGGGGACGGCGCCGAGACCGGCGGACTCGTCACCCTCACCTACCCCGACGGGCTGGTCGCGACCATCGACTGCTCCTGGTCGCAGCCGGCCGACGCCCCCACCTGGGGAGGCGTCACCATCCAGGCCGTCGGCACCCAGGGGCAGCTCGCCGTCGACCCCTTCTCGCAGCACGTGGGCGGATTCGACCAGTGGCTGCCGTACGGCGCGAACCTCGACGAGCTCATGCTCGATGCGTTCCTCGACGCCGTGCGCCAGGGGAACGGCAGCGACGTCGAACCGAGCGGCGAGGCCGGCCTGCGGACCGTGAAGATCGTCGCCGCAGCGCAGGAATCGGTGCGCACCGGTCAGCCGGTCGCGCTCGCCGACCGCTGA
- a CDS encoding ABC transporter ATP-binding protein produces MTTSTAPAAATPLLPTAPPRRILAEIRPMLTRRPLLLLAIVAAGVVSAVCGLVGPWIVGDLVDELTADPTMRPVVTGAIWVLGAGIVGGLATWLGRWWTSALAEPAVASLREDVMDAALSVDSAVVESGGRGDLVSRVAEDSRVVTDAASLILPMFLQSLFVVVVSAAGMTAVDWRLGVAGLVAVPMYWLTLRWYLPRSGPIYAQERIAFGVRSQRMLGGIGGAATLRAFEAERTELDRIDAASSRARDLSIHVFRFLTRAFSRNNRAEAVTLVVLLVVGFFLVESGGLSAGGVATAALLFHRLFNPIGALVGMFDEIQSAGASLARMVGVIDLPADGVRESLLGAEGEDAVAGRRTGDGATQAEVATPPVEGERADGPAPLVLEGIAHAYDPERMVLADVDLTIAPGEVVAVVGATGAGKSTLAQIAAGIVPPSTGSVRLGKDHVRALPARELRRRVAMISQEVHVFHGTVAQNVRLPRPEADDTQVERALAHVGALEWAAALPEGLATLVGEGAHRLTAMQEQILALARIVLAAPDFVVLDEATAEAGSSGARSLESAAEAVLAGRGGLVVAHRLSQAVAADRVVVMEQGRIAEIGRHEELAVGDGLYARLWEAWTAR; encoded by the coding sequence ATGACGACCAGCACCGCCCCGGCGGCCGCCACGCCGCTCCTGCCCACCGCTCCGCCGCGCCGCATCCTCGCCGAGATCCGACCGATGCTCACGCGGCGACCGCTGCTGCTGCTCGCGATCGTGGCCGCCGGCGTCGTCTCCGCGGTCTGCGGGCTGGTGGGCCCCTGGATCGTCGGCGACCTGGTCGACGAGCTCACCGCAGACCCGACGATGCGGCCGGTCGTCACCGGCGCGATCTGGGTGCTCGGCGCCGGGATCGTCGGGGGCCTTGCCACATGGCTCGGGCGCTGGTGGACCTCCGCGCTCGCCGAGCCGGCGGTCGCCTCGCTGCGCGAGGACGTCATGGACGCCGCGCTGTCCGTGGACTCGGCGGTCGTCGAGAGCGGCGGCCGCGGTGACCTGGTCTCCCGCGTCGCCGAGGACTCCCGCGTGGTCACCGATGCTGCCTCGCTGATCCTGCCGATGTTCCTGCAGTCGCTGTTCGTGGTGGTCGTCTCCGCGGCCGGCATGACCGCGGTGGACTGGCGCCTGGGCGTCGCGGGCCTGGTCGCAGTGCCGATGTACTGGCTGACGCTGCGCTGGTACCTGCCGCGGTCGGGACCGATCTACGCGCAGGAGCGGATCGCCTTCGGGGTGCGCTCGCAGCGGATGCTCGGCGGGATCGGCGGCGCCGCGACCCTGCGCGCCTTCGAGGCCGAGCGCACCGAGCTGGACCGGATCGATGCCGCCTCCTCCCGCGCCCGCGACCTCTCGATCCACGTGTTCCGCTTCCTCACCCGGGCGTTCTCGCGCAACAACCGCGCCGAGGCCGTGACCCTCGTGGTCCTGCTGGTCGTGGGGTTCTTCCTCGTCGAGTCGGGCGGCCTCAGCGCGGGCGGCGTCGCCACCGCGGCGCTGCTGTTCCATCGCCTGTTCAACCCGATCGGCGCTCTCGTGGGCATGTTCGACGAGATCCAGTCCGCCGGAGCCTCACTCGCCCGCATGGTCGGCGTCATCGACCTCCCGGCCGACGGTGTCCGCGAGAGCCTGCTCGGCGCCGAGGGCGAGGACGCGGTCGCGGGTCGGCGGACCGGGGACGGGGCCACGCAGGCCGAGGTCGCGACCCCGCCAGTCGAGGGCGAGCGGGCCGACGGCCCCGCGCCCCTCGTGCTCGAGGGCATCGCCCACGCCTACGATCCCGAGCGCATGGTGCTCGCCGACGTCGACCTCACTATCGCCCCCGGCGAGGTGGTCGCGGTGGTCGGCGCGACCGGCGCGGGCAAGTCCACGCTCGCCCAGATCGCGGCGGGCATCGTCCCGCCCAGCACCGGCAGCGTGCGCCTCGGGAAGGACCACGTGCGGGCGCTCCCCGCCCGTGAGCTGCGGCGACGGGTTGCGATGATCAGCCAGGAGGTGCACGTCTTCCACGGCACGGTCGCGCAGAACGTGCGCCTTCCGCGTCCCGAGGCCGACGACACCCAGGTCGAGCGCGCCCTCGCGCACGTGGGGGCACTCGAGTGGGCGGCGGCGCTGCCGGAGGGGCTGGCGACCCTGGTCGGCGAGGGTGCGCACCGCCTGACGGCGATGCAGGAGCAGATACTCGCGCTCGCCCGCATCGTGCTCGCGGCCCCCGACTTCGTGGTGCTCGACGAGGCGACCGCGGAGGCCGGCTCCTCCGGAGCCCGGTCGCTCGAGTCGGCCGCCGAAGCCGTGCTCGCAGGCCGCGGCGGGCTCGTCGTCGCCCACCGCCTGTCGCAGGCCGTGGCGGCGGACCGGGTGGTGGTCATGGAGCAGGGACGGATCGCCGAGATCGGCCGCCACGAGGAGCTGGCCGTCGGCGACGGGCTGTACGCGCGACTGTGGGAGGCGTGGACGGCGCGCTGA